A single region of the Elusimicrobium sp. An273 genome encodes:
- a CDS encoding ArsR/SmtB family transcription factor, whose translation MNKKTKLSTAHVCKPSLELPEETLYDLADLFKVFGDSTRLRILCALFDCEQCVQHIADELGMTHSAISHQLRFLKQNKLVKNRRQGKTIFYSLADEHVKRIFNQGLEHVREEL comes from the coding sequence ATGAATAAGAAAACAAAACTTTCGACTGCGCACGTGTGCAAGCCTTCGCTCGAGCTGCCGGAAGAAACCTTGTATGATTTGGCGGATCTTTTTAAAGTGTTTGGAGACAGCACCCGCCTGCGCATTTTGTGCGCGCTTTTTGACTGCGAGCAATGCGTGCAGCACATTGCCGATGAGCTGGGGATGACGCATTCGGCCATTTCCCACCAACTGCGCTTTTTAAAACAAAACAAATTGGTCAAAAACCGCCGCCAGGGCAAGACAATTTTTTATTCGCTGGCGGATGAACACGTAAAACGGATTTTCAACCAAGGGTTGGAACACGTGCGGGAGGAATTATGA
- a CDS encoding type IV pilin protein, with the protein MNKQGFTLIEILVVVLIIGILSAIALPQYESAVEKSRMSEALINLKAITDASQRYFQANPNEGIIDHKNKIADVDLRGGTWDNSGKVYTTDLFRYELGTASLGRTVAYRSDNLANAKNSYIYYVWQLPDLGQGGTLKGCSVGREDPEIGEQMCKFFLGM; encoded by the coding sequence ATGAACAAACAGGGCTTTACGTTAATTGAAATACTGGTAGTCGTATTGATTATCGGTATTCTGTCGGCCATTGCGCTGCCGCAGTATGAATCGGCGGTGGAAAAATCCCGCATGTCGGAGGCTTTAATTAATTTAAAAGCAATCACGGATGCCAGCCAGCGCTATTTTCAGGCAAATCCGAACGAAGGCATTATTGATCATAAAAACAAAATTGCCGACGTGGATTTAAGAGGCGGTACGTGGGACAACTCGGGAAAGGTCTATACGACTGACTTATTTAGATATGAATTGGGAACCGCCAGCTTGGGCAGAACGGTGGCGTACCGCTCGGATAATTTGGCCAACGCCAAAAATTCCTATATCTATTATGTATGGCAATTGCCGGACTTAGGACAAGGGGGCACGCTGAAAGGTTGTTCCGTTGGCAGAGAAGACCCGGAAATAGGCGAACAAATGTGCAAATTCTTCTTGGGTATGTAA
- a CDS encoding UDP-N-acetylglucosamine--N-acetylmuramyl-(pentapeptide) pyrophosphoryl-undecaprenol N-acetylglucosamine transferase: MNRRFLIASGGTGGHFYPGLALGKELRRQGLAVLFIVRKNDPAAQILETHKLRYREIDFTGLPRSVNPLRHIRFVYKFFKSLLETRRIIKDFRPDAAIGTGGYISFPLIFTAHFMGIKTAVHDSNARLGLANKVCGKFADLFMLGLPVKKKIKNAVLTSTPIRREFAEKPDRNAVLEGLGLDPQKRTALIFGGSQGAKGLNAACAQIIRKLAPKLASWQFIHITGERWFGVIRQEYTGFSNVSVMPYSHEIYALMHVADLAVCRSGASTLAELMYCHLPAILVPFPHAAANHQFYNAKILANARCARLVPEDKNLAPHLAQVFERLTGKNRDLYYMRSAYSRLRIPNPMTAAKEIVRRLKNL; the protein is encoded by the coding sequence ATGAACAGACGATTCTTAATTGCCTCCGGCGGAACGGGGGGACATTTTTATCCGGGGTTGGCCTTGGGCAAAGAGCTCAGGCGCCAAGGGCTGGCGGTGCTTTTTATCGTACGCAAGAACGATCCCGCCGCCCAAATTTTGGAAACGCACAAACTGCGCTACCGGGAAATTGATTTTACCGGCCTGCCCCGCTCCGTAAACCCGCTGCGGCACATCCGCTTTGTATACAAATTTTTTAAGTCTTTGCTGGAAACCCGCCGCATCATCAAAGATTTCCGCCCGGACGCCGCCATTGGAACGGGGGGATACATTTCGTTCCCGCTGATTTTTACGGCGCATTTTATGGGAATTAAAACCGCCGTACACGATTCCAACGCCCGGCTGGGATTAGCCAATAAAGTATGCGGCAAATTTGCCGATTTGTTTATGCTGGGGCTTCCCGTCAAAAAGAAAATCAAAAATGCCGTGCTTACCAGCACGCCTATTCGCCGGGAATTTGCCGAAAAGCCCGACCGCAACGCCGTTTTGGAAGGCTTGGGGCTGGATCCTCAAAAGCGGACGGCGCTTATTTTTGGCGGCAGCCAAGGCGCCAAAGGGCTAAACGCCGCCTGCGCGCAAATTATCCGCAAATTGGCACCCAAACTGGCTTCTTGGCAGTTTATTCATATTACCGGGGAACGCTGGTTTGGCGTGATACGGCAGGAATATACCGGGTTTTCCAATGTGTCCGTGATGCCGTATTCGCACGAAATTTATGCCCTTATGCATGTGGCGGATTTGGCCGTATGCCGAAGCGGCGCCAGCACGCTGGCGGAGCTGATGTATTGCCACCTGCCGGCTATTTTGGTGCCCTTTCCACATGCCGCGGCGAACCATCAGTTTTATAACGCCAAAATTTTGGCCAATGCCCGCTGTGCCCGCTTGGTGCCGGAAGATAAAAACCTGGCCCCGCATTTGGCACAGGTGTTTGAGCGGCTTACCGGGAAAAACCGCGACCTCTATTATATGCGTTCGGCCTATTCCCGCCTGCGCATTCCCAATCCGATGACGGCCGCCAAGGAAATTGTAAGACGTCTTAAAAATCTCTAG
- a CDS encoding FtsW/RodA/SpoVE family cell cycle protein, translated as MVRLFNKAPKRRNNFIRKAPAEYKGRGASFRPSGTKPAPARGGWQPLQLDKRIAFITFAFVLFGLIFTYSSSAFDSTAYFKRQILFDTLGIAAALFLSQTYDKLQKLKIFSPMNLMYVTWVLLIVVLFTRAQANVHRWIDFGFFKLQPSEIAKVTLVIYIADYLNGVSGKLTKNWRLLIKPMAVAGITLGLILAEKDIGTPTLMGAVFVFMLLVAGARLKHLAVPAVVLAPLAIQQLFFVSYRRERIFSFLDPFATAGSSGYQLVQSFLAVGSGGWFGKGLGNSELKLEYLPAAHTDFIFSIMCEELGLVRVVVILVFFCWLLIRGISLARVAKTQFNGLVIFGLTITICMQAFFNMAMAIGLLPTKGIALPFFSYGGSSVIMTLVMMGIILNLAAVDNTQNNLREDITNYKNRNK; from the coding sequence ATGGTTCGGCTATTTAACAAAGCGCCCAAGCGGCGCAATAACTTCATACGCAAGGCGCCGGCTGAGTACAAAGGCCGGGGGGCGTCCTTCCGCCCAAGCGGCACCAAGCCGGCTCCCGCGCGCGGCGGTTGGCAGCCCTTGCAGCTGGATAAGCGCATTGCGTTTATCACGTTTGCGTTTGTATTGTTCGGGCTGATTTTTACGTATTCTTCCAGCGCGTTTGATTCTACCGCTTATTTTAAACGCCAAATTTTGTTTGACACGCTGGGCATTGCGGCGGCGTTGTTCTTGTCCCAGACGTATGACAAACTGCAAAAACTGAAAATTTTTTCGCCCATGAATCTGATGTACGTTACCTGGGTATTGCTGATTGTGGTATTATTTACCCGCGCCCAGGCCAATGTGCACCGCTGGATTGATTTTGGATTTTTCAAATTACAGCCGTCCGAAATTGCCAAGGTAACGCTGGTCATCTATATAGCGGATTATTTAAACGGCGTATCGGGCAAACTAACCAAAAACTGGAGACTGCTTATTAAACCCATGGCGGTAGCCGGCATTACGCTGGGGCTTATTTTAGCCGAGAAAGACATCGGCACGCCTACTTTAATGGGGGCGGTGTTTGTGTTTATGCTCCTGGTGGCCGGGGCCCGGCTGAAGCACTTGGCGGTGCCGGCCGTGGTGCTTGCGCCGCTTGCTATACAGCAGTTATTTTTTGTCAGTTACCGAAGGGAACGCATTTTTTCCTTTCTGGATCCTTTCGCCACCGCCGGCAGCAGCGGCTATCAGCTGGTGCAGTCGTTCTTGGCGGTGGGTTCCGGCGGCTGGTTTGGAAAAGGCCTGGGCAACAGCGAGCTGAAACTGGAATACCTGCCCGCCGCCCATACGGACTTTATCTTTTCCATCATGTGCGAAGAACTGGGACTGGTGCGCGTGGTGGTGATTTTGGTGTTTTTCTGCTGGCTGCTCATCCGCGGCATCAGTTTGGCGCGCGTGGCCAAGACGCAGTTTAACGGTCTGGTGATCTTCGGGCTGACGATTACTATTTGTATGCAGGCCTTTTTTAATATGGCCATGGCCATCGGCTTGCTGCCCACCAAAGGGATTGCACTGCCGTTTTTCTCGTATGGCGGATCTTCCGTCATCATGACGCTGGTGATGATGGGTATTATTTTAAACTTAGCCGCAGTGGACAACACCCAAAACAACCTGCGCGAAGATATTACCAATTACAAAAACAGGAATAAATAA
- the mraY gene encoding phospho-N-acetylmuramoyl-pentapeptide-transferase: MLYYLSLFTGDISFLNIFSYITFRTGAAIVTSFLLTLLIGPKVVAKLRSYKIQQIEREYGPASHLSKSGTPTMGGILIFLSLVVSVLLWARWDSNYIWLLLFTTVTLGIAGVMDDYTKLVKKNPEGMKSSIKLAIQLFTAVVVVGYLALNPPNGNYTTSLIIPYMSKMFVDLSVFYFAFAMLVIVGSSNATNLTDGLDGLASGCMVFTAATYAIFAYLAGNVNFADYLKIIYVPGAGEITVFMGALIGACLGFLWFNAYPAQVFMGDTSSLFLGGVIGTAALCVKQELLLPIAGGIFVLETLSVMLQMGYFKLTHGKRLFKMAPIHHHFELLGVPEPKVIVRFWIVGAMLMLLALASLKIR; this comes from the coding sequence ATGTTATACTATCTTTCGTTATTTACAGGCGACATTAGCTTTTTAAATATCTTTAGCTATATTACCTTTCGCACCGGCGCGGCGATTGTTACGTCTTTTTTGCTGACGCTCCTGATCGGGCCAAAAGTGGTGGCCAAACTGCGCTCGTACAAGATTCAGCAGATTGAACGCGAATACGGCCCGGCCTCGCACCTTTCTAAAAGCGGCACGCCTACGATGGGGGGAATCTTGATTTTTCTCAGCTTGGTGGTCAGCGTCCTGTTGTGGGCGCGGTGGGACAGCAATTATATTTGGCTGCTCCTCTTTACCACCGTTACGCTGGGCATTGCGGGCGTAATGGACGATTACACCAAACTGGTAAAAAAGAATCCGGAAGGGATGAAATCTTCCATCAAGCTGGCCATCCAGCTCTTTACGGCCGTAGTGGTGGTGGGCTACCTGGCGCTTAATCCGCCCAACGGCAACTACACCACTTCGCTGATTATTCCGTATATGAGCAAGATGTTTGTGGATTTGTCCGTCTTTTATTTTGCGTTTGCCATGCTGGTGATTGTGGGCTCTTCCAACGCCACAAACCTGACGGACGGACTGGACGGGCTGGCCAGCGGATGCATGGTATTTACGGCGGCCACGTATGCCATTTTTGCCTATTTGGCGGGCAACGTGAATTTTGCCGATTATTTGAAAATTATTTACGTGCCCGGCGCGGGGGAAATTACCGTATTTATGGGGGCGCTGATCGGCGCGTGCTTGGGGTTCTTGTGGTTTAACGCCTATCCGGCGCAAGTGTTTATGGGGGATACGAGCTCGCTGTTTTTGGGCGGTGTTATCGGAACGGCGGCGCTGTGCGTCAAGCAAGAGCTGTTGCTGCCCATTGCCGGCGGAATTTTCGTGTTGGAAACGCTTTCGGTCATGCTGCAGATGGGATACTTTAAACTCACCCACGGCAAACGGCTCTTTAAAATGGCGCCCATACACCATCATTTTGAACTTTTAGGCGTGCCGGAACCGAAAGTCATCGTACGCTTTTGGATTGTGGGGGCTATGCTGATGCTGTTGGCGTTGGCGTCGTTAAAAATCAGGTAA
- a CDS encoding UDP-N-acetylmuramoyl-tripeptide--D-alanyl-D-alanine ligase: protein MKLNLTVSKIAQITHAELVSSHPQAVVTSFVTDSRVIRPGDAFLALKGKNHDARQFIPQVLQKGASVVLAEKGFALPAGSDVSFILVDDSLKALQALAKYHRLNSTLKVAAITGSNGKSTTKQMLRAICETAGETIANMGNFNNQFGVPFSLLEIQPKHQYGVFELGASHPGDIREIASLAVPDVAVITNVSAAHLEFFHDLETVYKTKTEIAECLNSGGTLVYNADDPLLARLKTQYKGKSLSFGFHPGADLQILETEKFSFTYKGEAYVLDIMLQRHDKLNAAAAAAAAIALGLYMDNVKKGLLSYTPMPMRMERLQKDGVEFILDCYNANPASMQNALEILGRETATPRIAVLGDMKELGETSKEYHRLIARQLQDNGVEYAFLAGPEMKYAYDKLKDVPGIHAFYSLTPSGWTKELSAALKKGGTCLVKASRAMNFENILKEI from the coding sequence ATGAAGCTTAATTTAACCGTCAGTAAAATTGCCCAAATTACCCATGCGGAGCTGGTGTCTTCCCATCCCCAGGCCGTTGTTACGTCGTTTGTAACGGATTCCCGCGTCATCCGCCCCGGCGATGCGTTCCTCGCGCTGAAAGGCAAAAATCACGACGCCCGCCAATTTATTCCCCAAGTCTTGCAAAAAGGGGCCAGCGTAGTACTGGCCGAAAAAGGGTTTGCCCTTCCCGCCGGTTCAGACGTCTCTTTTATACTGGTGGACGATTCGTTAAAAGCCCTGCAGGCACTAGCCAAATACCACCGCTTAAACAGCACCCTCAAAGTGGCCGCCATTACCGGATCTAACGGCAAAAGCACCACCAAGCAAATGTTGCGCGCCATTTGCGAAACGGCGGGGGAAACCATTGCCAATATGGGCAATTTTAACAATCAGTTCGGGGTGCCGTTTTCGCTCTTGGAAATTCAGCCCAAACACCAGTACGGCGTTTTTGAGCTGGGGGCTTCCCATCCCGGCGATATCCGCGAAATTGCTTCGCTGGCGGTGCCGGACGTGGCGGTGATTACCAATGTGTCGGCGGCGCATTTAGAGTTTTTCCACGATTTGGAAACCGTCTACAAAACCAAAACCGAAATTGCCGAATGCCTCAACAGCGGCGGGACGCTAGTGTATAACGCAGACGACCCCCTGCTCGCCCGCTTAAAAACCCAATACAAGGGAAAAAGCCTTTCGTTCGGGTTTCATCCGGGGGCGGATTTGCAAATTTTGGAAACGGAAAAATTTTCCTTTACTTACAAAGGCGAAGCCTACGTGCTGGACATTATGCTGCAGCGCCACGATAAGCTAAACGCCGCCGCCGCCGCGGCGGCCGCCATTGCGCTGGGGCTGTATATGGACAACGTCAAAAAAGGCCTCCTTTCCTATACCCCTATGCCCATGCGTATGGAAAGATTGCAAAAAGACGGAGTAGAATTTATTTTGGACTGCTACAACGCCAACCCCGCCAGTATGCAAAACGCGCTGGAAATTTTGGGACGGGAAACCGCCACCCCGCGCATTGCCGTGCTGGGTGATATGAAAGAACTGGGGGAAACTTCCAAAGAATACCACCGCCTGATTGCCCGCCAACTGCAGGACAACGGGGTGGAATATGCGTTTTTGGCCGGGCCGGAAATGAAGTATGCGTATGACAAATTAAAAGACGTCCCCGGCATTCACGCGTTCTACTCGCTCACCCCCAGCGGCTGGACGAAGGAACTTTCCGCCGCGCTTAAAAAAGGCGGCACGTGCCTGGTAAAAGCGTCCCGTGCGATGAATTTTGAAAATATACTTAAGGAGATTTAA
- a CDS encoding peptidoglycan D,D-transpeptidase FtsI family protein, whose amino-acid sequence MFKRKSGSPFVFNVKNRMRVAGLVILLAPLCIFVRLFYMQTFLYEEFSSKAERAIYNYLAEDRLRGKILDVNGRELAESVRTHSCGVNKRYVQDKNKTVAFLAETLEMPKRRILEKWNRASNFFFVAKKIKPDKYIKISQILRTRLGQGLELTPEYERIHPYGSSAIDLIGASNSKNFGLSGIEQMYNRELSQDISKKRAKRARRGEIIYDRKLKEELSVANVYLTIDAVAQFYAESALKKEVEAIGAKHGIAIVQEPKTGKILAAASYPAKDGQSLAFQFTYEPGSTFKSIAISSALDAGVVHITDQIDMSDRKWEVARGVVIRDNQHKKDFLTIPEILQLSSNIGAGKIALELGAKNLFYYLKAFGFGTKTDINFNGESKGNVPPYSRWTVVDTASKGYGYGVAVTPIQLINAYSAIANGGILMQPHIIDRIEYAGGKVDVKSKPVKIRRVLKEETTEVMKKALQSVVEVGSGKRAQIKGYNVAGKTGTAEKLSKEGGYAKRQHIVSFCGFAPVSDPQFTVLVVLDNPEKYSFGSSTAAPVFKEIMERMLAMKGVAPDQTDF is encoded by the coding sequence ATGTTTAAAAGAAAGTCTGGTTCTCCCTTTGTGTTCAACGTCAAAAACCGCATGCGCGTGGCGGGCCTGGTCATTTTGCTGGCGCCGCTGTGCATTTTTGTGCGGCTGTTTTATATGCAGACTTTTTTGTATGAAGAATTTTCTTCCAAGGCCGAGCGCGCCATTTACAACTATTTGGCGGAAGACCGCCTGCGCGGCAAAATTCTGGACGTAAACGGCCGCGAACTGGCCGAGTCCGTCCGCACCCATTCCTGCGGGGTAAACAAACGCTACGTGCAGGATAAAAACAAAACGGTGGCGTTTTTGGCCGAAACGCTGGAAATGCCCAAACGGCGCATTTTGGAAAAATGGAACCGCGCGTCTAATTTCTTCTTTGTGGCCAAGAAAATTAAACCGGATAAATACATCAAAATTTCCCAAATTTTGCGCACCCGGCTGGGGCAAGGGCTGGAGTTGACCCCCGAATACGAACGCATCCACCCGTACGGAAGCAGCGCCATTGATTTAATCGGGGCGTCCAATTCCAAAAATTTCGGTCTGTCGGGCATTGAGCAAATGTACAACCGCGAGCTGAGCCAAGACATCAGCAAAAAACGCGCCAAACGCGCCCGCCGCGGCGAAATTATTTACGACCGCAAATTAAAAGAAGAACTTTCCGTAGCCAATGTTTATTTAACCATTGACGCCGTGGCCCAGTTCTACGCCGAAAGCGCCCTTAAAAAAGAAGTGGAAGCCATCGGCGCCAAGCATGGCATTGCCATTGTGCAAGAGCCCAAAACGGGCAAAATTCTGGCGGCGGCCTCCTACCCGGCCAAAGACGGGCAGTCGCTGGCGTTCCAGTTTACGTACGAGCCGGGCTCCACCTTTAAAAGCATTGCCATTTCCTCGGCGCTGGACGCGGGCGTCGTGCACATTACCGACCAGATTGATATGTCCGACCGCAAGTGGGAAGTGGCCCGCGGCGTGGTGATAAGAGACAACCAGCATAAAAAAGACTTCCTGACCATTCCGGAAATTTTGCAGCTTTCCTCCAACATCGGCGCGGGGAAAATTGCACTGGAACTGGGCGCCAAAAATTTATTTTATTATCTCAAGGCCTTTGGCTTTGGCACCAAGACGGACATCAACTTTAACGGCGAATCCAAAGGCAATGTGCCCCCGTACAGCCGCTGGACGGTGGTGGACACCGCCAGCAAAGGCTACGGCTACGGCGTGGCGGTAACGCCTATCCAGCTGATTAACGCCTATTCGGCCATTGCCAACGGCGGTATTTTGATGCAGCCGCACATCATTGACCGCATTGAATACGCGGGCGGAAAAGTGGACGTGAAATCAAAGCCCGTTAAAATCCGCCGCGTGCTAAAAGAAGAAACCACCGAAGTAATGAAAAAAGCCCTGCAAAGCGTGGTGGAAGTGGGTTCCGGCAAGCGGGCGCAAATTAAAGGCTACAATGTGGCGGGGAAAACCGGAACCGCCGAAAAACTGAGCAAAGAAGGCGGCTATGCCAAGCGGCAGCATATTGTGTCGTTCTGCGGGTTTGCCCCCGTGTCCGACCCGCAGTTTACGGTGCTGGTGGTGCTGGATAACCCGGAAAAGTATTCTTTCGGCAGCAGCACGGCGGCGCCCGTATTTAAAGAAATTATGGAACGGATGCTGGCCATGAAAGGCGTGGCGCCGGATCAAACCGATTTTTGA
- a CDS encoding septum formation initiator family protein, producing MKIFGMVFVLALFLFGVAVMRIEINRSGRTISQLQNEVEIKEARNQYLQLEISRMSGPGSITRLAEEKLGMVPAKPHEIVVLEEK from the coding sequence ATGAAAATTTTCGGCATGGTATTTGTGTTGGCGTTATTTCTCTTTGGCGTGGCGGTGATGCGCATTGAAATCAACCGCTCGGGCCGCACGATCAGCCAACTGCAAAATGAAGTGGAAATTAAAGAAGCGCGCAACCAATACTTGCAGCTGGAAATTTCCCGCATGTCCGGGCCGGGCAGCATTACGCGCCTGGCGGAAGAAAAACTGGGCATGGTGCCGGCCAAACCGCATGAAATTGTAGTACTGGAAGAAAAATAA
- the rsmH gene encoding 16S rRNA (cytosine(1402)-N(4))-methyltransferase RsmH: protein MSENWVHIPIMAPLIADFLLTNPQGVYVDGTLGLGGHTKFFLSRLGPQARILGFDKDEEALQMARQRVNDPRLIAFHASYTQAPQELHKLGLAGADGALFDLGLSSYQLDNPQRGFSIVHDGPLDMRFDRQNPLSAQVIVNTWPMDELERILKEYGEERNATAIALAIMKARRQQPLQTTAQLAKLVEEVYGGKRGKTHPATQTFQALRIACNRELETVESALGALGDIVKPGGRAAILTFHSLEDRLVKTRFKELARSGEWLLVNKHAISAPYEEVRQNRRARSAKLRVIERIKL, encoded by the coding sequence ATGAGCGAAAACTGGGTTCACATTCCCATTATGGCGCCGCTGATTGCGGATTTTTTGTTAACCAACCCCCAAGGCGTGTATGTAGACGGCACGCTGGGGCTGGGGGGGCATACTAAATTTTTCTTAAGCCGCTTGGGGCCGCAGGCCCGCATTTTGGGCTTTGATAAGGACGAAGAAGCCCTGCAAATGGCGCGCCAGCGCGTAAACGACCCCCGCTTGATTGCTTTTCACGCCAGCTATACCCAAGCCCCGCAGGAACTGCACAAACTGGGCCTTGCGGGGGCGGACGGCGCCTTGTTTGATTTGGGCCTCAGTTCCTACCAGCTGGACAATCCCCAACGGGGCTTTAGCATTGTGCACGACGGGCCGCTTGATATGCGTTTTGACCGCCAAAACCCGCTGAGTGCGCAGGTAATCGTCAACACCTGGCCGATGGATGAGCTGGAACGGATTTTAAAAGAATACGGCGAAGAGCGCAACGCCACGGCCATTGCGCTGGCCATTATGAAGGCCCGCCGCCAGCAGCCCCTGCAAACTACCGCTCAGCTGGCCAAACTGGTGGAAGAAGTCTACGGCGGCAAACGCGGCAAAACACACCCCGCCACCCAAACCTTCCAAGCCCTGCGCATTGCCTGCAACCGGGAATTGGAAACGGTGGAAAGCGCCTTGGGCGCGCTGGGGGATATTGTAAAACCCGGCGGACGGGCGGCCATTCTTACATTCCACTCGCTGGAAGACCGGTTGGTCAAAACCCGTTTTAAAGAATTGGCCCGCAGCGGGGAGTGGCTGCTTGTCAACAAACACGCCATTTCCGCGCCGTACGAAGAGGTACGCCAAAACCGGCGGGCCCGAAGCGCCAAACTGCGGGTAATTGAAAGGATTAAATTATGA